From a region of the Candidatus Hydrogenedentota bacterium genome:
- a CDS encoding RNA polymerase sigma factor, giving the protein MNKFMSVCREIEAPLGAYIRKLLPGQHEADDIVQEALFRLWIALESKRLQSNPRAYAFSIAHNLVMDAHRSHKREQTNSSSGAEQATIEQGDCLLREQIELALGELPQHYQRALWLRELEGLCYADIAKKMNANEGSVKIWIYRAKHKMRGLLNKDGEFVGARPSTVHTGAKAPEQGAAS; this is encoded by the coding sequence ATGAATAAGTTCATGTCTGTGTGCCGCGAAATCGAGGCACCATTGGGCGCGTACATTCGAAAATTGCTCCCCGGACAACACGAGGCGGACGATATCGTGCAGGAGGCCCTCTTCCGCCTGTGGATTGCCTTGGAGAGCAAACGACTGCAAAGCAACCCCCGCGCCTATGCCTTTAGCATCGCCCATAACCTTGTTATGGACGCTCATCGAAGCCATAAACGTGAACAAACGAATTCATCCTCGGGGGCGGAACAGGCCACGATTGAACAAGGCGATTGTCTTCTCCGGGAGCAAATCGAACTTGCCTTGGGAGAATTGCCCCAGCACTATCAACGCGCTTTATGGTTGCGTGAATTAGAAGGGCTTTGCTATGCCGACATCGCAAAAAAAATGAATGCCAACGAAGGCTCGGTGAAGATATGGATATATCGGGCCAAACATAAGATGAGAGGCCTTTTGAACAAGGATGGAGAATTTGTTGGTGCGCGTCCATCAACGGTACACACCGGTGCCAAGGCACCAGAACAAGGAGCCGCGTCATGA